A genomic segment from Aegilops tauschii subsp. strangulata cultivar AL8/78 chromosome 1, Aet v6.0, whole genome shotgun sequence encodes:
- the LOC109764703 gene encoding probable sugar phosphate/phosphate translocator At2g25520 gives MAGGGGAGGLSESVMRKVLLSYCYVAVWIFLSFAVIVYNKYILDPKMYNWPFPISLTMVHMSFCSSLAVGLVRVLRVVEPPSSPPMTPQLYTSSVVPIGALYAMSLWFSNSAYIYLSVSFIQMLKALMPVAVYSIGVLFKKETFRSSSMLNMLSISFGVAIAAYGEARFDLRGVALQLAAVAFEATRLVLIQILLTSKGISLNPITSLYYVAPCCLCFLLVPWIFVELPRLRAVGTFQPDFFIFGTNSLCAFALNLAVFLLVGKTSALTMNVAGVVKDWLLIAFSWSVIRDTVTPINLFGYGIAFLGVGYYNHIKLQALKAKEAQKKSAQADEEAGSLLQERDSHSDRKSENQA, from the coding sequence atggccggcggcgggggcGCCGGCGGCTTGTCGGAGTCGGTGATGCGGAAGGTGCTGCTGTCCTACTGCTACGTGGCGGTGTGGATCTTCCTCTCCTTCGCCGTCATCGTCTACAACAAGTACATCCTCGACCCCAAGATGTACAACTGGCCCTTCCCCATCTCGCTCACCATGGTGCACATGAGCTTCTGCTCCTCGCTCGCCGTCGGGCTCGTCCGCGTCCTGCGCGTCGTCGAGCCGCCCTCCTCCCCGCCCATGACGCCGCAGCTCTACACCTCCTCCGTCGTGCCCATCGGCGCGCTCTACGCCATGTCGCTCTGGTTCTCCAACTCGGCATACATCTACCTCTCCGTCTCCTTCATCCAGATGCTCAAGGCGCTCATGCCCGTCGCCGTCTACTCCATCGGCGTCCTCTTCAAGAAGGAGACCTTCCGCTCCTCCTCCATGCTCAACATGCTCTCCATCTCCTTCGGCGTCGCCATCGCCGCCTACGGCGAGGCCAGGTTCGACCTCCGCGGCGTCGCGCTccagctcgccgccgtcgccttcGAGGCCACCCGCCTCGTCCTCATCCAGATCCTGCTCACCTCCAAGGGCATCTCGCTCAACCCCATCACCTCGCTCTACTACGTCGCGCCCTGCTGCCTCTGCTTCCTGCTCGTGCCCTGGATCTTCGTCGAGCTGCCCAGGCTGCGCGCCGTCGGCACCTTCCAGCCCGACTTCTTCATCTTCGGCACAAACTCGCTCTGCGCCTTTGCGCTCAACCTTGCGGTGTTCCTGCTCGTCGGCAAGACCTCCGCGCTCACCATGAATGTTGCGGGAGTGGTCAAGGACTGGCTGTTGATTGCCTTCTCCTGGTCCGTGATCCGGGACACGGTCACCCCCATCAACCTCTTCGGCTACGGCATCGCCTTCCTAGGGGTTGGCTACTACAACCATATCAAGCTGCAGGCGCTCAAGGCCAAGGAGGCGCAGAAGAAGTCCGCGCAGGCCGATGAGGAGGCTGGCTCCCTGTTGCAGGAGCGCGATAGCCACAGTGATCGCAAGAGCGAGAACCAGGCATAG